Within Pseudomonadota bacterium, the genomic segment AGGTGGTCAAGGCGCAGCTGGCCAGCCGGCGCGCTGGAAGCGCCAGCACCAAGGGTCGCGCCGAGGTGGCCGGCTCGACCCGAAAACTCTACCGCCAAAAGGGGACGGGCCGGGCGCGGCACGGAGGGATCCGCGCACCCATTTATGTTGGAGGTGGCAAAGCGCATGGGCCGCGACCGCGTAGCTACGCCTACCGGCCGCCGCGCAAGATGCGCCTCGGTGCCTTGCGTTGCGCGCTGTCGCTCAAACTGCAGGAAGGCCGGCTCACGGTGGTCTCCGACCTCTCGCTGAGCCAGAGTAGGACCAAGGTGCTGGAACAGATCCTCGGCAGGCTTGACGTACTTGCCGGATCGCTGCTCGTTGACTCGAAGGGCAACCAGCCCCTCGCACTCGGCGTGCGAAATCTGCAGGGCCACGACTACCTGCCACCGGAGGGCGTGAACGTGTACGACGTGCTACGGCACCCGCACCTGGTTCTGACCCAGGGCGCTGTGGCTGCACTGGAATCTCGGGCAACGGGCAACCGGAAATAGCGCATGGAACCGGAACGCATCATAAAGCGCCCGCTGGTCTTGACGGAAAAGGGCAACCGACTGCGCGAGACGCAGAACCAGTACCTGTTCGAGGTCGATCGTGGAGCCAACAAGATCGAAATCCGCAGCGCGGTCGAGGCGCTGTTCAACGTCAAGGTCAAGCAGGTTCGAACGCTGAACGTGCGCGGCAAACTGCGAAGAATGGGGCGTGGCTACGCCAAGCGACGCAACTGGAAGAAGGCCTTGGTTTCGCTCGCCGAGGGCGAGTCGATCGATCTACTCGAGGCAGGTTGAGCATGCCAGTTCGACGCTTCAAGCCCACCTCACCGGCTCGACGCTATTTCGAGGTTGCCGACTTTTCGGGCATCGAGACGGCGCGGCCCCACCGGCCGTTGACGAGCGCAAAGCCGTCTACCGGCGGCCGCAACGGCTTTGGCCGAGTAACCTGCCGTTTTCGGGGCGGCGGGCACAAGCGCCGCTACCGTCAGATCGATTTCAGACGGGGCCAGGTTGGCGTGCCTGCCAAGGTCGCCGGCATCGAATACGACCCGAACCGCTCCGCGAGGATCGCGCTGCTGCACTACGGGAACGGAACGAAGAGCTACATTCTGGCACCGGATGGCCTGCGCAAGGGAGACGAGGTGGTTTCGTCGCGTCATGCCGACATCAAGCCTGGCAACGCCCTGCCTTTGAAGTACATCCCCGTGGGCACCCTGATCCATGCCGTGGAGCTGAAGATCGGCAAGGGGGCTCAGCTCGTGCGCTCGGCAGGGACCGCGGCGCAGCTGATGGCGAAGGAAGGTAATCAGGCGCAGATCCGGTTGCCTTCTTCCGAGGTCCGCACGGTACATGTGGCCTGCAAGGCCACCATCGGTCAGGTTTCGAATATCCAACACGCACGGGTCTCGTGGGGCAAGGCCGGCCGCGCTCGCTGGCTCGGTCGCAGACCGCACAACCGCGGTGTTACGATGAATCCCGTGGATCACCCCATGGGTGGCGGGGAAGGTCGCACCTCAGGCGGCCGTCACCCGTGCTCGCCTTGGGGTCAGCTCGCAAAGGGTTTGAAGACCAGGAGCAACAAGCGCACCGATCGCCTTATCGTGCGCAAGCGGGGCAAGAAGTAGGTCCTCGGGGGCCGGAGAGGTCAAAGCACATGGCGCGTTCTGTCAAGAAAGGCCCTTTTGTCGACGATCACCTCCTCCAGAAGATCGAGACGGCGAGGCGCAATAACGACCGCAAGCTGATCAAGACCTGGTCACGCCGTTCGACGATCACGCCCGATTTCGTGGGCCTGAGCTTCGCGGTGCACAATGGACGGAAGTTCGTGACCGTTTTCGTAACCGAGAACATGGTGGGCCACAAGCTCGGTGAGTTTGCGCCAACGCGCACGTTTCATGGCCACGCAGCAGACCGAAAAGGCGGCAAGAAGATCAATCCACAGACTGGAAAGCGCTGATTTGTAAGAAGGCGCCAACCTGGTAGCGCTATGCAAGCAAGAGCCACACTACGCCACGCAAAAATCTCCGTTCGCAAGGCGCGAATAGTGACGCGCTTGGTGAGCGGCAGGAACGTAGCGGACGCCGTGAACGTCCTGCGTTTCACCCGCAAGGCCGCGGCACCCCTGGTAGCGAAGCTTATTGACAGCGCTATCGCGAACGCGCGCCAAGAGGACGAAAGCGTGGATCTGGATCGGATGGTCGTGACCTATGCCTACGCCGACAAGGCGTCGACTCGTTTCATGCGCCGGTGGCGTCCCAGGGCTCAAGGGCGTGCCACGCGAGTCGAGAAGGGCGCCAGTCACATCACGATCGTCATCGACGACGTTGAAGGCGCCGAGGAGAGCTAGACGTGGGACAGAAGACACATCCGCATGGTTTCAGGCTGGGGGTTATCAAGAGTTGGACCTCGAAGTGGTACGAGGACAAGCAGTACGCCC encodes:
- the rpsS gene encoding 30S ribosomal protein S19; amino-acid sequence: MARSVKKGPFVDDHLLQKIETARRNNDRKLIKTWSRRSTITPDFVGLSFAVHNGRKFVTVFVTENMVGHKLGEFAPTRTFHGHAADRKGGKKINPQTGKR
- a CDS encoding 50S ribosomal protein L23, whose translation is MEPERIIKRPLVLTEKGNRLRETQNQYLFEVDRGANKIEIRSAVEALFNVKVKQVRTLNVRGKLRRMGRGYAKRRNWKKALVSLAEGESIDLLEAG
- the rplV gene encoding 50S ribosomal protein L22, with product MTRLVSGRNVADAVNVLRFTRKAAAPLVAKLIDSAIANARQEDESVDLDRMVVTYAYADKASTRFMRRWRPRAQGRATRVEKGASHITIVIDDVEGAEES
- the rplB gene encoding 50S ribosomal protein L2, whose amino-acid sequence is MPVRRFKPTSPARRYFEVADFSGIETARPHRPLTSAKPSTGGRNGFGRVTCRFRGGGHKRRYRQIDFRRGQVGVPAKVAGIEYDPNRSARIALLHYGNGTKSYILAPDGLRKGDEVVSSRHADIKPGNALPLKYIPVGTLIHAVELKIGKGAQLVRSAGTAAQLMAKEGNQAQIRLPSSEVRTVHVACKATIGQVSNIQHARVSWGKAGRARWLGRRPHNRGVTMNPVDHPMGGGEGRTSGGRHPCSPWGQLAKGLKTRSNKRTDRLIVRKRGKK
- the rplD gene encoding 50S ribosomal protein L4, which gives rise to MPKVNVYNLERASVGELELSSHVFGAPVSEVLLYEVVKAQLASRRAGSASTKGRAEVAGSTRKLYRQKGTGRARHGGIRAPIYVGGGKAHGPRPRSYAYRPPRKMRLGALRCALSLKLQEGRLTVVSDLSLSQSRTKVLEQILGRLDVLAGSLLVDSKGNQPLALGVRNLQGHDYLPPEGVNVYDVLRHPHLVLTQGAVAALESRATGNRK